Below is a genomic region from Campylobacter geochelonis.
TACCCACATTTGAACGCCCCAAAAACGCCACTTCGCTCACACTGAAATTATCGCAACTGTTTAAATTCGGCGATGATGTTATAAAATTTGCACTAAGTGCGTTTATCACTTTTTATCCTCGATTTGAAAAATAAGCTTAGCTGGCTTTTTCTCTTTGTTTTTTTCATCTTTAAAGCTTTGAACTTCATACTTGCCACTAAGTTGGTTTATAGTAATCTTATCGCCAAAAACCTCTCTTTTTGTCTCAACTTCGTTTATATAAGCATTGCCGCTAAGCAAGTAAGTTTGGGCTAATGGCTCGTAAGTTAGAGTGTCGCCTTTACCGTTATAATGGGAGTTGTTGATAAGAATTTTAAACCTTGCATTATCGCTTGCGACATAT
It encodes:
- a CDS encoding LptA/OstA family protein produces the protein MVSNKRKNGLIILALAFALGTSTLLAEQVEVTADNFFADEVKQVSVLTGNVHVKKGAYDTLDSNKLTIYFDKNRQPTKYVASDNARFKILINNSHYNGKGDTLTYEPLAQTYLLSGNAYINEVETKREVFGDKITINQLSGKYEVQSFKDEKNKEKKPAKLIFQIEDKK